The following coding sequences lie in one Arthrobacter sp. PGP41 genomic window:
- a CDS encoding urea amidolyase associated protein UAAP1 translates to MTQVTASPAPAGTATTAGARAHAREQHGRTVDTMRFVPAASAPDRLTAGLTGDAAAQPTWAESLAFGRYTTMTLARGTRIRLTDTSGDACVHALLYRAGALHERLNIADTVKVPWQAYPSTGHPLLSDAGRLMATIVADASSRHDALTGATTLEGNTARYGAGTAHSASPAARELLTLGALKSGLGPRDVAPSLTLFKGITVDPAGSITFTGSAGPGAAVELLLQLDTVLVLANTAHPLDPRPDFTGTAVDIVAWYAPQDLAALESGALTGPLAPEHLQALRNTEHDLTARNSR, encoded by the coding sequence ATGACACAAGTAACCGCAAGCCCGGCACCGGCCGGCACCGCCACCACGGCAGGTGCCCGCGCCCACGCCCGGGAGCAGCACGGCAGGACCGTTGACACGATGCGGTTTGTGCCCGCCGCCTCCGCCCCCGACCGCCTGACCGCCGGCCTCACCGGGGACGCCGCCGCCCAGCCCACCTGGGCCGAATCCCTCGCCTTCGGGCGCTACACCACCATGACCTTGGCCCGGGGCACCAGGATCAGGCTCACGGACACCTCCGGCGACGCCTGCGTGCACGCCCTCCTCTACCGCGCCGGAGCCCTGCACGAACGGCTCAACATCGCGGACACCGTCAAGGTGCCCTGGCAGGCCTACCCCTCAACAGGCCACCCGCTGCTTTCCGACGCCGGCCGCCTGATGGCCACGATCGTCGCCGATGCCTCCTCCCGCCACGATGCCTTGACGGGCGCCACCACCTTGGAGGGAAACACGGCACGGTACGGTGCGGGCACCGCCCACAGTGCGTCCCCTGCCGCCCGCGAGCTGCTCACCCTTGGAGCGCTCAAGAGCGGCCTTGGCCCGCGTGATGTGGCGCCCTCGCTGACCCTTTTCAAGGGCATCACCGTGGACCCCGCCGGCAGCATCACCTTCACCGGGAGCGCCGGGCCGGGTGCCGCCGTCGAACTCCTGCTCCAGCTGGACACCGTGCTGGTACTGGCCAACACCGCCCACCCGCTGGACCCGCGCCCTGACTTCACCGGCACTGCCGTGGACATCGTGGCCTGGTACGCGCCGCAGGACCTGGCGGCACTGGAATCCGGCGCACTCACCGGGCCGCTGGCTCCCGAACACCTGCAGGCCCTGCGCAACACCGAACACGATCTGACCGCGAGGAACTCCCGATGA
- a CDS encoding urea amidolyase associated protein UAAP2 encodes MNTATYASPAAGARDIALVSGDVVLDELVEARGPWSAVVSAGDVLTIVDLEGNQAVDCLLYAAGDTSVRYSAAVTIAHQQSIVLTTGSVLRAETGAPLMTVVADEVGVHDTIGGACSQESNTLRYGQHTREQHACVENFLIEGSRWGLGKGDLVSNINWFMNVPVDPDGALGIVDGLSAPGKRVALRAEVDTLVLVSNCPQVNNPCNGFNPTPVRMIVTRPEAAL; translated from the coding sequence ATGAACACCGCCACCTACGCCTCTCCCGCAGCAGGCGCCCGCGACATTGCCCTGGTTTCCGGCGACGTGGTCCTCGACGAGCTGGTCGAGGCGCGCGGCCCCTGGTCCGCCGTCGTTTCCGCCGGCGATGTGCTGACCATTGTGGACCTTGAAGGCAACCAGGCCGTGGACTGCCTCCTGTACGCAGCAGGCGACACCTCCGTGCGGTACTCCGCCGCCGTCACCATTGCGCATCAGCAGTCGATTGTCCTGACCACGGGTTCCGTCCTGAGGGCGGAAACAGGCGCGCCCCTGATGACAGTCGTTGCGGACGAGGTGGGCGTTCACGACACCATCGGCGGCGCCTGCTCCCAGGAGTCCAACACCCTCCGCTACGGCCAGCACACCCGTGAACAGCACGCGTGCGTGGAGAACTTCCTGATTGAGGGCTCACGCTGGGGCCTCGGGAAGGGGGACCTGGTGTCCAACATCAACTGGTTCATGAACGTGCCCGTGGACCCGGACGGTGCCCTGGGCATCGTTGACGGGCTGTCCGCGCCCGGAAAGCGCGTGGCACTGCGGGCCGAGGTGGATACCCTGGTACTGGTTTCCAACTGCCCGCAGGTCAACAACCCGTGCAACGGCTTCAACCCCACCCCCGTCCGCATGATCGTCACCCGGCCGGAGGCTGCACTGTGA
- the uca gene encoding urea carboxylase, with translation MNTFDTLLVANRGEIACRIIESAKKLGLRTVAVFSEADRGAKHVRLADEAVLLGPAPAKESYLRVHAILAAAKATGAGAIHPGYGFLSEDAAFAEAVEAAGLVFVGPTPEQLRIFGTKHTARDAARAAGVPMIAGSGLLEDVDDAVAASTAIGFPLMLKATGGGGGIGMTVCRNEAELVDSFPRVARLAGASFGTAGVFAERYVENARHVEVQIFGDGKGRVVSLGDRDCSLQRRHQKVLEEAPAPDLPEELREELHRSSRALCASLNYRSAGTVEFVYDSARREASFLEVNARLQVEHPVTEAVAGVDLVEWMLRLAQGGGEAETVLADVPDSLPVTGHAVEARVYAEDPARGFQPSAGTVTNTAYPATEIVRVDAWAETGTEVSTNYDPLLGKIITSGANRTEAFDRLAAALAGTRIDGIETNLGMLRAATALDVVRSVQHSTSTLDNVGDPEPRITVSRPGLQTSVQDWPGRTGLWQIGVPPSGPMDDLSFRLGNTALGNTEGAPGLEFTMSGPSLAFTHATTVCVTGAEVTVTVDGTEVPAWAPVTVPAGGTLDVGTAGGNGLRGYILFQGGLDIPQYLGSASTFTLGQFGGHAGRVLRAGDVLRALAPAAGTAGKEVSSAAVPLDSRPALTSTWELAVTEGPHGAPEFFQREDIEELYASEYEVHFNSARTGVRLTGPKPRWARTDGGEAGLHPSNIHDTAYSVGALDFTGDTPILLGPDGPSLGGFVCPVTVVTADRWKLGQLRPGDKVRFVPVRVSQAPSAKDLGPGRQLVLPGDAGWSGDMAKVTAAAASAPAVGTPRGDGDDGVLGRVPEGPGRPAVTYRRSGDDNLLVEYGEMVLDLGLRARVHALHQHLEQLRVPGIVDLTPGIRSLQVKVDPSVLSTKRLLGLVREIEAALPASSELVVPSRTVRLPLSWDDPATREAIERYMAGVRDDAPWCPWNIEFIRRINGLDSVNDVFDTVFNAEYLVLGLGDVYLGAPVATPLDPRHRLVTTKYNPARTWTPENAVGIGGAYMCIYGMEGPGGYQFVGRTTQVWSRYADSAPFESGSPWLLRFFDRISWYPVSPEELLGLRADMAAGRGRGVEIEDGTFSLAEHEVFLEENRESIAAFREKQGAAFAVERQAWADAGEFDRADALATVISPVADEVTVPDGGSLVAAPFAASVWKVDVSEGDRVVQGQALVSLEAMKMETVLEAPCDGVVLQVLPAAGSQVVAGEAVVVLGSVGAESVSVIEAREPEAQELEEATV, from the coding sequence CTGAACACATTCGACACCCTCCTGGTCGCCAACCGCGGCGAGATCGCCTGCCGCATCATCGAATCTGCGAAGAAGCTGGGGCTCCGGACGGTCGCCGTATTCTCCGAAGCGGACCGGGGCGCCAAGCACGTCCGCCTGGCAGACGAAGCGGTGCTCCTGGGACCCGCTCCGGCCAAGGAGTCCTACCTGCGGGTGCACGCAATCCTGGCGGCGGCAAAGGCAACCGGCGCCGGCGCCATCCACCCCGGCTACGGCTTCCTCTCCGAGGACGCCGCCTTCGCCGAGGCCGTGGAAGCAGCCGGGCTGGTGTTCGTGGGGCCCACACCCGAGCAGCTGCGCATCTTCGGCACCAAGCACACAGCACGCGACGCCGCCCGGGCAGCCGGGGTGCCGATGATCGCCGGTTCAGGGCTGCTTGAGGACGTCGACGACGCCGTTGCGGCCAGTACCGCGATCGGCTTCCCGCTGATGCTCAAGGCCACCGGCGGTGGCGGCGGGATCGGCATGACGGTCTGCCGCAACGAGGCCGAGCTCGTGGACAGCTTCCCCCGCGTGGCCCGCCTGGCCGGTGCCAGCTTCGGCACCGCAGGGGTTTTCGCCGAGCGGTACGTGGAGAACGCCCGGCACGTCGAGGTGCAGATCTTCGGCGACGGCAAGGGCAGGGTGGTCAGTCTTGGCGACCGCGACTGCTCCCTGCAGCGCCGCCATCAGAAGGTCCTCGAGGAGGCCCCCGCGCCGGACCTCCCGGAGGAACTGCGGGAAGAACTCCACCGCAGCTCCCGCGCCCTGTGCGCCTCCCTCAACTACCGCTCGGCCGGCACCGTGGAATTCGTCTACGATTCGGCCCGCCGCGAGGCGTCATTCCTCGAGGTCAACGCCCGGCTGCAGGTGGAGCACCCGGTCACCGAGGCCGTCGCCGGTGTAGACCTGGTGGAGTGGATGCTCCGCCTGGCCCAGGGCGGCGGCGAGGCGGAAACCGTCCTCGCCGACGTCCCGGACAGCCTGCCCGTAACAGGCCACGCGGTGGAAGCCCGTGTTTACGCCGAGGACCCCGCCCGCGGCTTCCAGCCCAGCGCCGGCACCGTGACCAACACCGCCTACCCCGCCACGGAGATCGTCCGGGTGGACGCCTGGGCCGAAACCGGAACTGAAGTCTCCACCAACTACGATCCGCTCCTGGGCAAGATCATCACCTCGGGCGCGAACCGCACCGAAGCCTTCGACAGGCTGGCCGCCGCGCTCGCCGGCACCCGGATCGACGGCATCGAGACCAACCTCGGGATGCTCCGCGCCGCCACCGCCCTGGACGTGGTCCGCAGCGTCCAGCACTCCACCAGCACCCTGGACAACGTGGGCGACCCCGAACCGCGCATTACCGTGAGCCGCCCCGGCCTGCAGACCAGCGTGCAGGACTGGCCCGGCCGGACCGGACTGTGGCAGATCGGCGTCCCGCCGAGCGGGCCCATGGACGATCTGTCCTTCCGGCTCGGCAACACCGCCCTGGGCAACACGGAAGGTGCGCCCGGCCTGGAATTCACCATGTCCGGCCCCAGCCTGGCCTTCACGCACGCCACCACTGTCTGCGTCACCGGCGCGGAGGTAACGGTGACGGTGGACGGGACAGAGGTGCCGGCCTGGGCGCCCGTGACGGTTCCGGCCGGAGGAACGCTCGACGTCGGCACGGCCGGCGGCAACGGCCTGCGCGGCTACATCCTGTTCCAGGGCGGCCTGGACATTCCGCAGTACCTGGGCAGCGCCTCCACCTTCACGCTGGGCCAGTTCGGCGGGCACGCCGGACGGGTCCTGCGCGCCGGTGACGTGCTCCGCGCCCTTGCCCCCGCCGCAGGCACTGCAGGTAAGGAAGTTTCCTCGGCGGCAGTCCCGCTGGATAGCCGCCCGGCACTCACTTCCACCTGGGAGCTCGCCGTGACGGAGGGCCCGCACGGTGCCCCGGAGTTCTTCCAGCGCGAAGACATCGAAGAGCTGTATGCCTCCGAGTACGAGGTCCACTTCAACTCCGCCCGCACCGGCGTCCGCCTGACCGGCCCCAAGCCGCGCTGGGCCCGGACCGACGGCGGCGAGGCCGGACTGCACCCGTCCAACATCCACGACACCGCATACTCGGTGGGTGCCCTGGACTTCACCGGCGACACCCCCATCCTCCTGGGCCCGGACGGCCCCAGCCTGGGCGGGTTTGTCTGCCCGGTGACCGTGGTGACCGCCGACCGCTGGAAGCTCGGCCAGCTCCGGCCGGGGGACAAGGTCCGGTTCGTTCCCGTCCGTGTCAGCCAGGCGCCGTCGGCCAAGGACCTGGGACCCGGCCGGCAGCTGGTCCTGCCTGGCGACGCCGGCTGGTCCGGGGACATGGCGAAGGTGACCGCCGCAGCGGCCTCCGCCCCCGCCGTCGGCACCCCGCGCGGGGATGGCGACGACGGCGTACTGGGCCGGGTGCCGGAAGGTCCCGGCCGGCCCGCGGTCACCTACCGCCGCTCCGGCGACGACAACCTGCTCGTCGAATACGGCGAGATGGTCCTGGACCTCGGCCTCCGCGCCCGGGTGCATGCCCTGCACCAGCACCTCGAACAGCTCCGCGTGCCGGGCATAGTGGACCTCACCCCGGGCATCCGCTCCCTGCAGGTCAAGGTGGATCCCTCGGTCCTGTCCACCAAGCGCCTGCTGGGCCTGGTCCGGGAGATCGAGGCGGCACTGCCGGCGAGTTCCGAGCTGGTGGTCCCCAGCCGCACCGTCCGGCTGCCGCTGTCCTGGGACGACCCAGCCACCCGCGAGGCAATCGAACGCTACATGGCGGGCGTCCGCGACGACGCCCCCTGGTGCCCCTGGAACATCGAATTCATCCGGCGGATCAACGGGCTGGACTCGGTCAATGACGTGTTCGACACCGTCTTCAACGCCGAATACCTGGTCCTCGGACTGGGTGATGTGTACCTCGGCGCCCCGGTGGCCACCCCGCTGGACCCGCGCCACCGCCTGGTCACCACCAAGTACAACCCCGCGCGCACCTGGACCCCGGAGAACGCAGTGGGCATCGGCGGCGCCTACATGTGCATCTATGGCATGGAAGGGCCCGGCGGCTACCAGTTCGTTGGCCGCACCACCCAGGTATGGTCGCGCTACGCGGATTCCGCCCCGTTCGAGTCCGGGTCTCCCTGGCTGCTCCGTTTCTTCGACCGGATCTCCTGGTACCCCGTCAGCCCGGAGGAACTCCTGGGCCTTCGCGCGGACATGGCCGCCGGACGGGGACGCGGCGTGGAAATCGAGGACGGTACCTTCTCGCTGGCCGAGCACGAAGTGTTTCTTGAGGAAAACCGTGAATCCATCGCGGCATTCCGGGAAAAGCAGGGCGCCGCGTTCGCCGTGGAACGCCAGGCATGGGCCGACGCCGGCGAGTTCGACCGTGCCGATGCCCTTGCCACTGTCATCTCACCGGTGGCAGATGAGGTGACCGTTCCGGACGGCGGGTCCCTCGTGGCCGCTCCGTTCGCCGCGAGCGTATGGAAGGTTGACGTGTCGGAAGGTGACAGGGTGGTGCAGGGCCAGGCTCTGGTCTCGCTGGAGGCGATGAAGATGGAGACCGTCCTGGAAGCTCCCTGCGACGGCGTGGTGCTGCAGGTCCTGCCGGCCGCCGGTTCGCAGGTGGTTGCGGGAGAGGCAGTGGTGGTGCTCGGCAGCGTGGGCGCGGAGTCCGTGTCCGTTATCGAAGCACGGGAACCGGAAGCACAGGAACTGGAAGAGGCAACAGTATGA
- the atzF gene encoding allophanate hydrolase yields the protein MSTVTTGKAATRVKAALAALEAVDRPEIWISLRTADDLLAEAAAIDTAVSGGAHLPLAGLLLAVKNNVDVAGIPTTAACPGFAYLPEKDAEAVARLRAGGALVLGATNLDQFATGLVGTRSPHGAVRDSRRPDYISGGSSSGSAVAVALGLADIAIGTDTAGSGRVPAGLQGIVGIKPTLDVVSTAGVVPACRSWDAVTIFARRLSTAELAMGVMAGGSRAWPADIRLAAPEKPRVAYPATLPALPEAWAAEFHRNVDRLKGLGVEAEAIEFDAFLKAARLLYDGGLVAERHAAVGGFLEKYDGGAHSQAGIDPTVERIIRAAGSVPAHRYVADSAKLEALKQQAMARLEGFDALLIPTTPFHPTLADVAADPVGVNSLMGTYTNFCNLFDLSAVAVPAGAVDGAQFGLTVVARTFDDAVAADIARLLEVTPEAPALFARALHAPGAAPAAAGEAAHPSSSVPWPVAAGAAAVPLVVVGAHRKGQPLARQLEELGAAWDGPVRTAARYRMVSLDTEPPKPGVYRAEDGGAELVGERWLVSQAGMGAFLAALPEPMLLGSIQLADASRAVGFACDAVAATQGEDITHYGDWLAAKDRVPRPKTAGQDLGDAALAGSSRGA from the coding sequence ATGAGCACCGTAACCACCGGTAAGGCCGCCACGCGGGTCAAGGCGGCGCTGGCCGCCTTGGAAGCAGTGGATCGTCCGGAAATCTGGATCAGCCTGCGCACTGCGGATGACCTGCTGGCGGAGGCCGCCGCCATCGACACGGCTGTGTCGGGTGGAGCCCACCTGCCGCTGGCCGGGCTCCTGCTCGCCGTCAAGAACAACGTTGACGTCGCGGGAATCCCCACGACGGCGGCGTGCCCCGGCTTCGCCTACCTGCCGGAGAAGGACGCCGAAGCGGTGGCCCGCCTCCGTGCCGGCGGAGCCCTGGTGCTGGGCGCCACCAACCTGGACCAGTTCGCCACCGGCCTGGTGGGCACCCGCAGCCCGCACGGGGCGGTCCGGGATTCCCGCCGTCCGGACTATATCTCCGGCGGCTCAAGCTCCGGCTCGGCAGTCGCTGTGGCCCTTGGCCTGGCGGACATCGCCATCGGAACGGACACCGCCGGCTCGGGCCGTGTGCCCGCAGGGCTGCAGGGGATCGTAGGCATCAAGCCAACGCTGGACGTTGTGTCCACCGCCGGTGTGGTGCCCGCGTGCCGGTCCTGGGACGCCGTCACCATTTTCGCCCGCCGCCTGTCGACGGCGGAGCTCGCCATGGGGGTGATGGCTGGAGGTTCCCGCGCCTGGCCGGCAGACATCCGGCTGGCGGCCCCGGAAAAGCCGCGGGTGGCCTATCCCGCAACGCTCCCGGCGCTCCCGGAGGCCTGGGCAGCCGAATTCCACCGCAATGTGGACCGGCTCAAGGGGTTGGGCGTTGAGGCGGAAGCGATCGAATTCGATGCCTTCCTCAAGGCCGCCCGGCTGCTGTACGACGGCGGGCTGGTGGCGGAGCGCCACGCCGCCGTCGGCGGTTTCCTGGAAAAGTACGACGGCGGCGCGCACAGCCAGGCGGGCATCGATCCCACGGTGGAGCGCATCATCCGGGCAGCAGGCAGTGTGCCCGCCCACCGGTACGTGGCTGACTCCGCCAAACTGGAAGCACTGAAGCAGCAGGCGATGGCGCGGCTGGAAGGGTTTGACGCCCTGCTGATCCCCACCACCCCCTTCCACCCCACCCTTGCCGATGTGGCCGCGGACCCGGTGGGAGTGAACTCGCTGATGGGGACTTACACGAACTTCTGCAACCTGTTTGACCTCAGCGCTGTTGCGGTGCCGGCTGGCGCCGTGGACGGCGCGCAGTTCGGGCTGACCGTGGTGGCACGGACGTTCGACGACGCCGTTGCCGCCGACATCGCCCGGCTCCTTGAGGTGACCCCCGAAGCGCCTGCCCTCTTCGCTCGTGCCCTTCACGCGCCGGGCGCGGCGCCGGCGGCTGCCGGCGAAGCTGCCCACCCGTCGTCGTCCGTTCCCTGGCCGGTGGCTGCAGGCGCAGCCGCCGTGCCGCTGGTGGTGGTCGGCGCGCACCGGAAGGGGCAGCCCCTGGCCCGGCAGCTGGAGGAGCTCGGCGCCGCCTGGGACGGCCCCGTCCGCACTGCGGCCCGCTACCGGATGGTGTCCCTGGACACAGAACCGCCGAAGCCCGGGGTGTACCGCGCGGAGGACGGCGGAGCCGAGCTTGTGGGTGAACGGTGGCTCGTGTCCCAAGCCGGGATGGGCGCGTTCCTGGCTGCCCTGCCAGAACCCATGCTGCTCGGATCAATCCAACTGGCCGACGCTTCCCGCGCCGTGGGGTTCGCCTGCGATGCGGTGGCCGCCACACAGGGGGAGGACATCACGCACTACGGCGACTGGCTGGCTGCCAAGGACCGCGTGCCCCGGCCCAAGACCGCGGGGCAGGACCTCGGGGACGCCGCGCTGGCAGGGTCCAGCCGCGGAGCCTAG
- a CDS encoding alpha/beta fold hydrolase: MKEQVLPTPDGGRLALYSYGTEDAPGERRVLLIGGAFLTALIYRPFSVALAKGLGEGWAVDVYDRRGRGSSSEQPADYSMATEIADVRTVLDASGARNILGHSLGGSVALNAVQEFTGTAYVPDKLAVYDAAVNIDGSIDTGWLDGFEDAVNNGKVGHALAHMKKATKPGSAMARIPEPVLAGLMAVLSRTKVNRMFQEVMPSGVGELRAAYKEADHARDFSVLPANTHFMAGGKSPGYYKATAERLHAAVPGSTYELSPKCFHGSIPAAVDELVADISKYFKG, from the coding sequence GTGAAAGAACAGGTACTTCCAACGCCCGACGGCGGCCGGCTGGCTTTGTACAGCTACGGCACCGAAGATGCGCCGGGAGAACGCCGGGTGCTGCTGATCGGCGGAGCCTTCCTCACCGCGCTGATTTACCGGCCATTTTCCGTGGCCCTGGCGAAGGGACTCGGCGAGGGATGGGCCGTTGACGTGTATGACCGCCGCGGGCGCGGAAGCTCATCGGAACAGCCAGCGGACTACTCCATGGCCACCGAGATCGCGGATGTGCGGACGGTCCTGGACGCCAGCGGCGCCCGGAACATCCTGGGCCACAGCCTGGGCGGATCCGTGGCCCTCAACGCGGTCCAGGAGTTCACCGGAACCGCGTACGTGCCGGACAAGCTTGCGGTGTACGACGCCGCAGTGAACATCGACGGCAGCATCGACACCGGCTGGCTCGACGGGTTCGAGGACGCCGTGAACAACGGCAAGGTGGGGCATGCCCTGGCCCACATGAAGAAGGCCACCAAACCGGGTTCGGCGATGGCCAGGATCCCCGAGCCCGTCCTTGCCGGGCTGATGGCCGTGCTGTCGCGGACCAAGGTGAACCGGATGTTCCAGGAAGTCATGCCCAGCGGGGTGGGCGAGCTCCGGGCCGCCTACAAGGAAGCGGACCATGCCAGGGACTTCAGCGTGCTTCCTGCCAATACCCACTTCATGGCGGGCGGCAAGAGTCCCGGCTATTACAAGGCAACGGCAGAGCGGCTGCACGCTGCGGTCCCCGGCAGCACCTACGAGCTCTCCCCCAAGTGCTTCCACGGTTCCATCCCGGCCGCCGTGGACGAACTGGTCGCCGACATTTCCAAGTACTTCAAGGGCTAG
- the lysS gene encoding lysine--tRNA ligase, with the protein MTSQNTPAPKNAPEPLDASEQMRIRMEKRAKLIERGTEAYPVGVERTHSLAEIREKYAHLEADDTTGDTVGVTGRVVFIRNTGKLCFATLQEGGTDGKGTRLQAMLSLANVGEEALADWKALVDLGDHVFIKGEVISSRRGELSVMAESWSMASKALRPLPVLHAELNEETRVRQRYVDLMVRDEAREMVYTRAAITRSIRETLFRHSYVEVETPILNLVHGGALARPFETHMNAFDQKMTLRIATELYLKRAVVGGIDRVYDMGRVFRNEGVDSTHSPEFTTLECYEAWADQFVMAERIKEIILDAADAVGAGRVLQTEAGEINLDGDWAWLAVYPGLSDAVGREVTPDTPLEVLRDIAAKHEVKVDPKWDAEKLAVELFGEIVEPTLLNPTFVYDYPPSAQPLARPHREDGRLIEAWDLIIGGMERGTAFSELIDPVIQRERLTEQSRHAAAGDDEAMQLDEDFLRALEYGAPPMGGIGLGIDRLVMLFTGAGIRETILFPLLKPEGH; encoded by the coding sequence GTGACTTCCCAAAACACCCCCGCGCCCAAGAACGCCCCAGAGCCCCTCGACGCCAGCGAGCAGATGCGGATCCGCATGGAGAAGCGCGCCAAACTGATCGAGCGCGGCACCGAGGCGTACCCGGTGGGCGTGGAACGGACGCACTCCCTCGCCGAGATCCGCGAGAAGTACGCCCACCTTGAGGCGGACGACACCACGGGGGACACCGTGGGGGTCACGGGCCGCGTGGTGTTCATCCGCAACACCGGCAAGCTGTGCTTCGCCACCCTCCAGGAGGGCGGCACCGACGGCAAGGGAACCCGGCTCCAGGCCATGCTGAGCCTCGCCAACGTGGGCGAAGAGGCGCTCGCCGACTGGAAGGCCCTGGTTGACCTGGGCGACCACGTCTTCATCAAGGGTGAGGTCATCTCCTCACGCCGCGGCGAACTGTCCGTCATGGCAGAGTCCTGGTCCATGGCCTCCAAGGCGCTCCGCCCGCTGCCGGTGCTGCATGCGGAACTGAACGAAGAGACCCGCGTCCGCCAGCGCTACGTTGACCTGATGGTCCGCGACGAAGCCCGCGAAATGGTCTACACCCGCGCCGCCATCACCCGTTCCATCCGCGAGACACTCTTCCGCCACAGCTACGTGGAGGTGGAGACCCCCATCCTGAACCTGGTCCACGGCGGCGCGCTGGCACGTCCGTTCGAGACCCACATGAACGCCTTCGACCAGAAGATGACCCTGCGCATCGCCACCGAGCTCTACCTCAAGCGCGCCGTGGTGGGCGGGATCGACCGTGTCTACGACATGGGTCGCGTGTTCCGCAACGAGGGCGTGGACTCCACCCACAGCCCCGAGTTCACCACCCTTGAGTGCTACGAGGCGTGGGCTGACCAGTTCGTGATGGCCGAGCGCATCAAGGAGATCATCCTCGACGCCGCCGACGCCGTGGGTGCCGGGCGCGTCCTCCAGACGGAGGCAGGTGAGATTAACCTCGACGGCGACTGGGCCTGGCTTGCCGTGTACCCGGGGCTTTCCGACGCCGTTGGCCGGGAAGTCACGCCGGACACCCCGCTGGAGGTGCTCCGCGACATCGCCGCAAAGCACGAGGTCAAGGTGGATCCGAAGTGGGACGCCGAGAAGCTGGCTGTTGAGTTGTTCGGCGAGATCGTGGAGCCCACGCTGCTGAACCCCACCTTCGTCTACGACTACCCGCCCTCCGCCCAGCCGTTGGCCCGTCCGCACCGCGAGGACGGCCGCCTGATCGAGGCCTGGGACCTCATCATCGGCGGAATGGAGCGCGGCACGGCCTTCTCCGAGCTGATCGACCCCGTTATCCAGCGCGAACGCCTGACCGAGCAGTCACGCCACGCGGCCGCCGGCGACGACGAAGCCATGCAGCTGGACGAGGACTTCCTGCGTGCCCTTGAGTACGGTGCTCCTCCGATGGGCGGAATCGGACTGGGGATCGACCGGCTGGTCATGCTGTTCACGGGAGCCGGAATCCGCGAAACGATTCTCTTCCCGCTGCTCAAGCCGGAAGGCCACTGA